In Octopus sinensis linkage group LG15, ASM634580v1, whole genome shotgun sequence, the genomic stretch GCCATGTgataactgctgtttctagcatactAAATGACCAGCAGAGGATGAGCTACTTTTGAATTTGtttaaaagagagaagagaagtttTTCACAACTAATTTTGATATAATTATAATCTATGCCACTGGAAATTCATTAAAACACAACTTTTAAAATAAACTAGCActatacccggcgttgccaggtcatagtgctagtgcatgcatatacagttgcgtgcgtgcgcacatacacgtgagtactgtccaaatctccgagcaatcacatacagctagctggcattcaattggcgtatcaagttttgggcattttgatagaatattcacaaaaaagtcacttctattgattttttaatagcTTTGCGGGGAGACTGGggtaatgtaaagatgtgcacgaccacccttggacggttttgaatgaccatagaaagtgcgagccctctaactgaaaaattgtggatttgtataaaggacacacacacagacattttgccatttatatagagagagattatgagGAAAGAATATCGAGGTGTGTAAATCATTCTTGTATATCCCACTGTCTCCGTAAAAGGTCCTCAAGACAAATTCGTATGTAATCATAATCTATACCATTGGTAACGTATTATCATTGTAATCTGCATCATCAGGAACGTAGTCATAGAAAATTTTGAATCTTTCATCTATTTCTTTTATATCACGTCAGACTGAACCCCaaggtcgtcatcatcatcgtttaacatctgctttccatgctagcatgggttggacgattttgactgagggctggcgaaccagatggctgcaccaggctccaatcttgatctggcaggttctacagctggatgcccttcctaacgccaaccactccgagagtgaagtgggtgctttttacatgccaccggcacgggggccagtcaggcggtgctgtcaATGACCTcattcgaatctttttacacgtgccactgaAGCGaggttggtaacaatcacgcttgaatggtgcccttttacacgccacgggtatggaagccagttggctgctctggcaacgatcacgctgtGTTTTTGAAAATAAGATCTAAGATCTAAGGTgttttgactttgtctttcatccccttTCGGGAAATACTAGGTCTATTTATTCAACTTCCCACTTGCATTAAagattgctggccctgtgccaaactttgagaccctcatcatcattgctattattaatatAACCTTAAAGAAAAACCTTTGTCACCCTTTTATCAATGCCTAATAAACAGGACAACATTAACTGATGCGGTATTCTTCAATCGGTTTCCTCTCATTTTGCTTATTATGTCACATTacacagtggaggcacaatattcccagtggttagggtagcggactcgcggtttcgattccgaaaccgggcattgtgagtgtttattgaataaaaacacctaaaactccacaaggctccggcagttggtggtggtgaaccctgctgtactctctcaccacaactttctctcattctttcttcctgtttctgttgtacctgtatttcaaagggccagccttgtcacactctgtatcatgctgaatctcctcgagaactacgttaagggtacacgtgcctgtggagtgctcagccacttgcacattaataaaatgagctgcgatgtcactggtgccaaactgtatcggcctttgcctttctcttggataacatcggtggtgtggagaagggaggctggtatgcatgggcgactgatggtcttcctataaacaaccttgcccagacttgtgccttggagggtaacattctaggtgcaatcccatggtcattcatgaccgaagggggtcacaacagcacattacacacattttacaaattaatttcctttatatcacaTGCAACAGTCAATGATAGGCTTTCGTAATTAACAGATTATTATTTCGGTGTGGACAAATTATTAAGTTTGCTTGACGTTTTACAAATGTCAGAGAGATTAAAATTTGAATACTCCGTGTCAAAAAGGTTCCGACATGAATAGGCAGAAAAGAATTCTGTTTATATAATCAGCTTGATTGGTCACCTTCCTCTGtcagttgagtaaagtgtcatccaagctgatgtttattggtaaggaaacttaatttgcaacacctgtgcgTTTTTATCAGCCTCACTTTTGTTGGTAATTCTCGTCAACAACTTTTCTTGTGATCATGATTTGATaagacatacagcagtatgctaaagatcggacATAATCTCTTGAGGGCAAgaaatcatatctataaaaggcatgatgtgtgtgtgtgtgtgtacgtgattgtaatttatgcacatccacaaattagcacgcgtgttgctcaaattttaggaggacattcgtcaacatcctatctgggttttgtcaacttatttttttcccccgaggcacccgcggatagcgtaaaaatctatttttagccATAAAATATATCAGCCATGGCTTTTTTGATGGCgtctaacaaaataaaaataaagaaaagtggaagaggggCAGAGAATTTCAcaggaaagacagagggagagagagagagagagaaagtgacgacattcataaaaataaaatgtaaaatgttttgttttttcttaaacatgAGATATAGTGTTCAAGTTCAGGAtgattttgaaagacactatattttataatcatagtatatatactttctcacacaacaattacaatatatttattttaattcatttatttattttaaaccgtccatctttctcctccctctctctctcacacacattactttcggtgcgaaagagttttgtttttattttacgccgagtaaaaaagtgttttgttgagagtcgatattacttagtttggtttgaaataaagaacttgattagcttaataatcgtaacttaatctcGGGCAAGGCCAggttatactgctagtgtaaaataaagtttattataaacaacacaaacacttagtaatttaatagctttcaatgtgatacctgttcaatagaaattatctttattcaataaaaatttaattaaatccaaTCAAGAGTAAGTGAAATTCTGCTGAataaaaactaaattaaaaatatttatcccTGGCTGTCTCGGCAATACTCAGAACTTTCAGGTGAGAATTTTACATAAGTAGGAcagtttttggatcttttcgctttgaccggcagattttaaaaataatttctatgtaacttcatatactggtagaatgtgtttataaaacatctttttctcttggctttcttgagaaaattctgtagtttgtaacaaatttgttgtttaatttcttgcatttcggcaatttcaaccaatcaatgacatctattgatgtgaattcaatttctgccgtAACATTTTCTGGCagcgtcatatgaaaatgtcccttacatattatatattcgtttaagaaacagattgggtttatttacatttctgaagaaaaaaagacacccttccccccacccctaaccctaaaacagattgaaatgcaatagatcgatactagggtcataattatgggtggacactaaagagggaacggttttgttatccagctctgtttacaagtgacccctcagtttatggccagagggtatcttttttctcataaaaaacagggacattttcatatgacgccaccagaaaatgttacggcagaaattgaattcaccttaatagacgtcattgattggttgaaattgccgaaatgcaagaaattaaacaacaaatatgttacaaactacagaattttctcaagaaagccaagagaaaaagatgttttataaacacattctaccagtatacgaagtttaaaattttttagttacatagaaattattttaaaaatctgccagtcaaagtaAAAAGATCCCACTTGTTTTAACAAATATCATCCTGAAAATCATCTCTGTCAATTACACGGGTGTACATAGGTGTTTACAGTGCTTGTGTTTAGTCAAGTGATACtttttagaaaatgatttaccagatttaccaaccacatggttctgggttcagtcccactgcgtggcaccttgggcaagtgtcttccactatagcctcgggccgaccaatgccttgtgagtggatttggtagacggaaactgaaagaagcccgtcgtatatatatatatatatatgtatgtgtgtgtatgtttgtgcgtctgtgtttgtccccgtagcattgcttgacaaccgatgctggtgtgtttatgtccccgttacttagcggttcggcaaaagagaccgatagaataagtactgggcttacaaaagaataagtcccggggtcgagttgctcgattaaaggcggtgctccagcatggccgcagtcaaatgactgaaacaagtaaaagagtaaaagagtaaagagtatatgtatgtgttgaatCAAGTTACACccataagagaatgatttaccacatattaCAAAGATATGGCTTTGCTatttgccagtggcacgtaaagaacaccattcgagcatgatcgttaccagcgtcgccttactggcacccatgccggtggcatgtgtaaaagattcgtgCGAGATCGTTgctagtgctgtctgactggcctcgtgccggtggcatgtaaaagcacccactacactcttggagtggttggcgttaggaagggcatcaagctgtagaaactctgccagatcaagatagaagcctggtgcagccatctggttcgccagccctcagtcaaaattgtccaacccatgctaacatggaaagcagacattaaacgatggtgatgatgtgtatgtttgtgtcgaGTCAAGTCCTATAAGACattataatgatatttcttttctcctgtatatgtatgtatgtgttgaatcGAGTTGCACCCATAAGAGAACGATTTACCATGTGTTACAAAGATACGGCTTTACTGATGCATGTGTATACTCGTGTTTAGTCAAGTTACTCCTTTTAGCGAATGAcctatcacagatatcacaatcatatggcttttctcctgtgtgaGTACGTTTATGTTGAGCCAAGTTACTCCTACACgcgaacgatttaccacagatatcacaacgaaaCGGCTCTTCTcccgtatgtgtgcgtttgtgttcagTCAACGTACtccttcgagagaatgatttaccacagataccacaatcatatggcttttctcctgtatgtgtatgtttgtggtgaGCCAAGTTACTCCTAcaggagaatgatttactacagatatcgcaatgatatggcttttctccagtatgCGTATGCTTGTGTTCAATCAAGGTATTCctataagagaatgatttaccacagatttcacaggaATGTTGCTTCTCTCTTGAATCTGGTTTTTTTGGTTTAGCTAATTTGCTCATTATGAgagaataatttattatacatatcacaatgataatgTTTCCTTCATCTCTATAAACATCTTTGTTTTCAGTTCTGCCACTTTTTCTAGAAAAGAATTCGAAGCTGTGTTTCTTTCTCCTGTGATCTTACTTAATATCTAAATCTGCAGGTGGAAATTGTCATCTCGTTTGTAAAGTTATCCAACCTTAATTAACCTGTAAGGCAATCACTTCCTCTACATTCCAAACagtgaagacaagaaaaaaatattgtattcttagattgtattcatataaattttgatgtattgatgaatgctcctGATAAATTATGTCATCTTGCTTTAGTTGATGAAACGAcgtaaaaatatgaaaggcacatctgaatgaagacgtttcttgtgggtcaacataaggtgatattctgaaataggaaaagaaacatTAAGATAAAGAGAATAGTTAAATGATACAGTAATTCAATGTTGCAAAATTTAACATTGTCATCCATTAAATGGTTCCAGGGgtcagaaaattgtaatttgtttgtttaacgtagtttaatttttcgaattttaaccaatgaatcgcctctagtgagctaaaatcatttgctgcgtctaaaactgagacaacattctgtcactaaccctaaccctaaccctaaattttagcctttcgttttttgtttttttttcttaattgtaaaattaatttgattgttacgcgtgtgtctaaaattattcgcttagtttttgttttgagtttttgcttcgttttagcctttcgttatgtatacgtatggaaagcatgtgtataaaattatagaattattttgtttgttaattgtttaaattattttccattgctttcgtttttttttttttttttccttaattgttatccttaaattaatttaacaataggGCCCTGTACATCTTAAGTTTCAAAGCACGAACTCATTCcagttcgactttgccttgcatcctttccaGGTAAACAAAATAAGGAGCTCCTTTAGAAACGCATCTCTCCaagaaaatgaaatgcaattgaaaaaaaaaaccatgaaaatatatacaaagtaaatgatgtatgcaaaaaaaattagaaagatttatctgtttttaaatattttatactaaagaATAAAACAGACGGAGAACGTTGCTGGTCccaggccaaaatttgaaaccatcatcgtTATTAATTTATGCAGCCCGAAAAAAGAAGTCCAGCTCTCAGTGGAAATAGGGCCGAGGtcgtatttgcctttcatccttttcgagaaatacttgtttctttactacccacaaggggctaaacatagaggggacaaacaaggacagacaaagggattaagtcgattatatcgaccccagtgcgtaattggtacttatttaatcgaccccgaaaggatgaaaggcaaagtcaacctcggcggaatttgaactcagaacgtagcggcagacgaaatactgctaagcatttcgtctggcgtgctaacgattctgccagctcgccgccttttcgagAAATACTGAGTTCAATGTATTCGATTTCAGGCTCGCATGAAAGACTTCTGGCCCCGGGCGAAAATGTGAAACCATCATTACGATTATCAAAATAACCTTAAAGTAAATCTTCGTCAGCTTAATGTTTTATCAATGCCTCATTAACAACAGGACAACATTATTAATTAATGCGGTATTCTTCAATCGGTTTCCTCTCATTTTGCTTATTAATTGCGCCGCTTTACTTtcattttacaaattaatttacTTTATATGACATGAAACAGTCGATCATTGGTTTTCATAAACAATAAATCAACATTTCTGTTTGGAAATTATTAAGGCGAGGAAATACATTTCCCTATTGTTATGCCTTCGAAATAATTACTCTAACATCGAGAGGGTCACATAAttctataatttacattattattattattattattattagcattacagccttaaagaaaatctttgtcaacttaccgtattcagataCAAACAACGAGTCAGTGATcagtaattaagcaccttaattaataattCACTTGGTCGTCGCTTGAAGTGTTGTATAAGTTACTTCCCtctatattattgtatttcttcAATTCTCCCATAGATGGCGCTTCCCACCACTTTACTTTCGTTTTAtaaattaactagcagtatcgcccggcgttgctcggatttgtaagggaaataactatataaccatttttagagagttatagccaaaacatggcaaaaaaatgcattaaaaatggaaaaaaaatgatggtaaatttttttttaaatcgttgactggtcgtagacatttttagagagttacttcccttatataatagcgaaaaaatgcattaaaatggagaaaaatgatggtaaatttttttttttaatcgtagactcatcgtagacgcgcgctaatacccagaagagctcgatatgaatcacgactgtaaagatacccggttttggttaaactgcaccgcaaaatgtgggagtagttaggaatccaaatcgtaggagacagacacacaacttcacttttatatataaagatttcctttaTATGGCA encodes the following:
- the LOC115219959 gene encoding zinc finger protein 248-like encodes the protein MSKLAKPKKPDSREKQHSCEICGKSFSYRNTLIEHKHTHTGEKPYHCDICSKSFSCRSNLAHHKHTHTGEKPYDCGICGKSFSRRSTLTEHKRTHTGEEPFRCDICGKSFACRSNLAQHKRTHTGEKPYDCDICDRSFAKRSNLTKHEYTHASVKPYLCNTW